The DNA window AGCAGCttgcaaaggaaacagaacaaaatgactaatgaaaaatattttcatgactaaatgagaaatactttcatttttcatacttttatTTAGCAAGATGTATAGAAAATGCCTGTTCAAATATttagcttttaagaaaaatatttcttttactcttCATTTGTTAACAACGTAAACATCTTGGAAAGGAGCCTCCACCCTTTACCTGTGATGATCTAGTAGCAACCAATTTCTCTTCTGACATCATTTTATATGGTATCAGCAGGTGAGATTTTTTCAGAGCTACTGAAGTGGATTTAGGATTCAACACTACCAAATAATCACTTCTCTTTTGCCTGATATCCTCACTTTAACTTCCCTTAGAATTTTGAAAGGGCTTGAAGACTAAGCAAAACTGAGGGTCCTAAAGTCTGACACGGAAACTCAGTTTTGAATATCAGTTCTACTGGCATAGAAACAAGTATTTCAATTTAGACACACcacaagcacagagaaaagaaaaggaacttaCTGGTCCGCTTGACTCCTCAAAAATATATCACAGAAAATCCTCCATAATCCtgactggaaaaacaaatattaaaccTGCTCTGGAGAACTATGAAACTGTTGCTGTATTCTAGGAAAACTACTCTGCAACATACCACATCTCCTATGTGGGAATATTCCAGTAACTCTTCCGTTCGTCTATTTATAGCTGCACCTTTTGACTCTGGTCATCAAAAATCTTCCCCAATCTTTGTTCATCATTTCAGAACAAAGGTAACTAAGGCATGGAGTCACACACTATCACTGTCTGTGTGACAGTGTTCACTACGTTCTTGTTAGCtaactgaaagcaaatgcagTTCAGGAAGATAATGATATCCCATATAGGTCAACAAGGCTTTCAACTAGTCTGCAAGCGTCTCTGGGTTAAGGTgggtgatggaaaaaaaaagaaactaattaTCAAACCCTACATTCAGCTTGCTAAGCAGACTAAAATGACGTTGTATGCATTTGCTGATTTAATACCTAAAAGAACGAAACAAGAAATGCAGGATCctatttaaaattgcattttcaaaatacgAACAAGGTCTGCAGTAGTCTTCTGCACTGCTGTCACAACATTACAGTCAACGAAGTATTCCAAATCATTACCACAACATCCAAAACAACGGGGTTTACTTTGCTAGGACAGATGAGACTTTCTGGCATAACGTTCACCAAGGTAGATGCCTAAGGATTTGTTTTTTACTACAAAATAAGTTTGTACAACAAACAGTTTCAGAgacttctttctcattttagcTCTTGATTTAACTTAGAGCTTGTCACATTCCAGATAGCATCTGCCTGATACACAACATGACAGCACTGCTTTAGATTTCACAAGAGAACTGACATTTGACAAGCCGAGCACCTCTCTAGTGAGGCATAGTACTGTTCTCTTTCCACTTTTCTAGTCTCAAAGTGCAAAATCTCCACTGATTCTCCTCTGATAACTGTGACAAAGAGCACAGACTTTGCCAGACAACAGCACACAATACAAAATGCTAACACTAAGCCCTAACTTGTTCAATTTCTTTCCTATTAGAGGTACAAATCCAGTTCATACTTAAATTTCTTTCCCGATTTTGCCTGAGTTCCTCCATTCCATATGTGGTCATCCTcttcatagaagaaaaaaatatcaagtttCACATCATCTTCTCCCTGGAAAGAGAGTTCCAAACTGTCCTCCACCTACAAGACAAAAACACACTATATATATGCtcataaaaacacaaagcaacatAGGTTTCGgagaacaaatttattttcattaacgATACAGTGACTCCCATCCTAACTGTAGAAAATACATTAactgaacaatttatttttggtgCCTTGTGAAAACTACAAGTTTTCTGCACGTCAGTGGGAttgccttctctttcctccctctaGCCCCAAAGCTCCAGCACCATCTCCTTGGCTTCTGCCACAACTCCAGCACAGAGCCATTTATGCAGGGATCGACGGTAAGTCATTCTGCCTAGGCAAGTAAGCCAAGACTCTTGCAGTTTTCCAGCAGGACACAGAAGGGCTGTgtgaagaaagacaaaaatctaaAGCAAaccattttccatttatatGCTTAAGGTAAAACAGATGAAAGTACAGAATGATGACCTTTCTTTGACAAAACATCTGCTCCTCTAATTGGAAAACACTTAAGCATAGCTCTGTCCGAAGAAAAGGTATTACAGTAAGGGTTTGAAATAAGAACTAAAAAAGTGCTTGTGTTGTGGGTTAACCCCAGTAGGCAGCAAAGCACCACACGGCTGCTCACTCTCTTCTCCCCTTACTACCAGGGGACAGGGGAACAGGAAAGGAGTGGAAGGAAGAGCGAGAAAACTTGCAGGTCAAGATAAGGATATGAAtgggtaaagcaaaagctgcagatGCAAGCACATCAAAATAAGGAACTTGTTCACTACTTGCCACCAGCAGGCAGATATTCTggcatttccaggaaagcagggcttcatCATGCATAATGGTTACTTGGGAAGACAGATGCTGTAACTTTGAAcatccttcccctccttcttctttACCCCTGCTTTTGTATGGTACGGAATATCCCTCTGGTCAGTTTGGGCAAGCTGCCcaggctgtgtcccctccccactccTCGTGCATCacctcactggcagggcagcacaagaaacagaaaaggcctTGATGCTGTACTAGCACTGATCAGCAATAGCTAAAACATGGGTGCATTATTAACactgttttggtcacaaatccaaaacatagcaccataaCAGatactaagaagaaaattatttctatcccagccaaaactaGTATAGCTTGCCACACAAAACCACAGTTAGTTGCAAGAATACCATCCACTTAGGACTACAACAGATCAACATTTACAGATGCATTTGCTTTGTGCCGTGAACAGAAAATGGCTTGCTTTAGATTCCCACTTTTCCTCACACAGCTCATACAACAGCCTACCACAATTCAAGCAGGAACTGCTAATATCTGAGAGCACAATTTGTTAAAAGACTCTCACATAAAAGAGAGGAATAATACCAGTGAATAAACACATGACTAGTAAGTGTCTTTATTTAACACCTATGGTAACACCTTCTTCTATGATAAAACACTCACTAGCACCAGTAATGATAACTTCAACTGTGGCTGAACCTGTGATATGAATTCCTGTACTTCTGTTTCTCCATTCTACCTTCATTCAGattcctctctgcagctttggaaaaaataagttaataatGGACAAGCCCAGCGTCAAGCGATCTTTCACTTTCTGCTATCTCTGCATGCAAGGCTGCACATAATCTCAGAGCTATCACTAATCCACCCCTATGATCGGGCCCACCCAACATCAAAGATTAAATTCTaccttagaatcatagaattattaaggttggaaaagaccttcaggatcatctggtccaactgtcaCCCTGCCACCAAgatcacccactaaaccatgtccctaagcaccaggtccaaccttgATTCTTAAGTTTCTCTAGCAGCACTGACACAGATTAGACGCCTCTAAAACTTACTAAAAATTGCTTCTGAGGTGAAATTCAGACTTTCCAAACAAGTCTGAAGCTAATAAGAAAGGGCTTTTCTCATACACTGTCCAAGAGAACACACAGAAATCAATGAGATTATATGCTtaggtaaaatatttctgagtaaAAGTCTGCATGAGATACCCACTTCTATCTAAATGAACTGCAGTACTCAAACCTACAGAAAGACACATGCAGCAAACTGTTCATTATCTATGTACCTTGCCAAATTTGTGCTTCAGTGGTAATCCTGCCTTCTGAAAGGCTGGAATGATATCTGCTTTGTAGTCCCTTATAAAGATCCCCAGATCCACATCTTTGCTGTAAGGAATGACATTGCACTGTCTATACCAGcctgaggagagaaaaagtgaaaaaatgaattagttaattcagaaatgtaagaaatatatcacaaaacaaaatcaatataACAATGACCAGTCTAAAGGTCATCGGCCTGAAATCCTTGAATGAGACCATAAAcaagagtttttcttttctctagtACCAAAGGAAtcacactgaagaaaacacataCTTAAAGCACTTATGGCCAGCTCCTTCCTCCAGAAAGCCAggagtgagagagaaaatattaactatttaaaagagaaaatatctttggTTTTCTAATTAAGGtgtcttaaaggaaaaatatatactttatcTGCGTCCATATCTAATCAGAAATGAACACTTacagggctgcagctgtgtttttaattttaaattattattttaaatagtgtCTGAGATATTACTCTCTGAGATACTGAGATATTACATCTTTAAAACATTACTACAGAACAGTAAGACAAGAAGTGGAATATTCTTTTGTCTGTTTCacttaaacaattttaatatcTAGAAAATGATATTCCCTAGGAATAAACAAATATAAGCTAATTGTGCACATATGTGAGTTTTCACAACCTATTTCAATAATGAAAGGATCATCACCAGAACAAGTTACTACTTTCAACTTCAACAGAATTCAAAACTTGCAGTGCCTACTCTAGTAGTTTAATCTTTTATTACAAGaacatgtattaaaataaataaattaacgcaaaatatactttaaaagtCAGTGATAAACGCTAAACTTCATGGGAAGAAAATCAGATGAGTCTACAAGGACATCAGAAAAATGTGCCCATCGTTGTATTTTCCATCCAGCAAGACAATAAACTGTAAGCCACATGACTTAGGGAACTGCTGATTACTTTCCAAGCAGTGATCAACACCATACATTTAACTGCTAACAACACTTAACACTTCACTTGAAATATACCCAGCATCTCCAAGGCTCAggcctttaaagaaaaatcatttggtCACGAGCAAAAAGGCCTTATTTTAATACAGCTAATGTGGAACACCTGCCTCACACTACACAGATATCAccctccagcccagcacctTTAGCTGCTAACCTCAGCTGACAACCACAAACAGAGTTGCAAAAGCAACAGAGGATGCAGTGTTTACAATTTCAgattaattaaaacagttttaccTAGGCAAGTTCCACTGCTCAACCAGAACTTTACTCCCAGGTTATTCAGTGTCAGAGCAGCCAGATGGAGCAAggattttgctctttttctaaATTCCACGGCATCAACAGAGGCATCATCAGGATACAGCTGGAAGGCAAAGGTAAGCTACCGTGAGATCAAACTTGTCCCTTCATTTTCTGGTGTCCTAAGAAAAAatgacctttaaaaatgtatttaagtgATATCTGGGCATTATCTGTTCTCACACACAGAGTCCAGTTTGAGAACGTGCACTGGAATGACAAGTTAAATTTCAACTCTGAAATgtcaatattcattttttccaaccTAGCAGAATGTAAGGTCAGggtaaaatagaaaatgactGTATATATTAGACAGTATTGGCAACAATATGCGTGAATCTTAGCTCTGCTCACACCGAAGTCAATACCCACAGTTCAGGGGAAAGCAAGGACAGAATCAGATTTACTTGGGGCATATTACAAGTTTATTTGGCGCCACCAAGTGTTACTACTGTATATTGACAACTTCTGACATGAAACACTAGTAAcgcaaagaaaaagaaagtaatgtCTATCTTCCAACTGCAACTGTGGTAGCACCTTCTGTAATGCAAAGCCAAGAAGAGCATGGCAGTCCAGGTGAACGTTCACAAATCAGACATATGAACAATGGACTGACCACTCAACTTCACAATTGATTTCACTAGGAGCTCCTGGGCCACACGTGaatacttttcaaaacagatgCCAGTTGCTTATTTCAATACTAAAGCTCCAGCAAATTTCAATATACCTTCTAAAGTGCATTTTCTATACCTGGAGCAACTATTGCCTCAAGGTTTCGGAGTGGAAGAGGAGCATGTTCAcaatttctgtccttttcacaAGGGAAGTGACAACACATGGTTACCCTTCTGTAAACCTTCCTGCTATACATACGTATGGGGAGCTACAGCCTACTGAACTGAACAAGGACAGCTCTCATGCACAGAGACCAAAGGAGAAGTCCCTTCTCTGAGATCTTAAACATCTCAATAATGGAACTTCCAGtgtcctcctttttccctttctgcaaaaTTGGAGATCACTCAAATTCAGTGACCTGACTCTGACTCCACCTTCTTAACTGTGGTAACTCCTGAAACTTTGTATCTCAGTCCTTGTCAAGCTAAGATGACAAACTACCCCTACTCCAGCAGGAAGTTTTTCATCCTCTCCTAAATGAGGTATCAGTGTTCTAAAGATAATGCTCTAAACAATGATGAAAACATTAGCTTACATGATCAAAAAAGCAACGAGAAAAACTGAAGTGTATGGTTTAAATGaatatgaaagcaaatattattCAGAACTCCGAGAAATGCCATAAGTAAAATTTTTGACTATGAAGATACACAAGATCTCATGAAATCTGTTTAACAATAAGAATGTGAGAGAATTACAGACATGTTGGTTACCTCATCTTTTCGTAgttttggaaaatggaaaaaaaatgcactcatcaaatcaaaaagaaagacCATGATTCTTCAGTTAAAGTTTTAGTTTTATTACCTTTTACTAAATTCTGTTGAGTCTCAGAGTCTGCATTTAGCTTTATCTAAGTGAACGAttaattgtgttttatttaaaaggaactGTTCTTGTAGGCTTGGGTAAATCAATGAAAATGTACATTACATCTCAGGAACACCACCTGATTACCACTAACCTGAAAGAAAGCCCGAGCTTCTCTGTACCTACATTCAAGAAATCTAGAGTGTGTCATCTCCTCTAGAAAACTGGACGGATTTTTTggaatttgaatttttaagtCATCAATGGAAACAAGCAAGAGTTCAGGCCTGcatggaaagaaagatgaaaagttACCCCATTCAACTCTTTTACAAACTATAAGTCATTTTGTCCTCTAGCTCTGGTTAAAAACTTGTTACATATTACTGCCGGTGATTCCTCCATCCAAATATACCCAAAACTGATTATGATAGCACAGCAACAAAAGGTTTAATATTTCCCCCACACCCTtccaaattttgtttaaaaataaattctatcCCAGTAAGTCCATACTTAGATTTTCAGATCAGTGCTTCCATTATTGACTTGTGACTTACACTAAATCTGTTTAGTTTGTTGTTCAGTACATTTGAAAATtcaggttgtttgtttgtttgtctaaATATGAGATACACTTTAAGAATCAAATTTCAACCTGTACTTGGAGGCTATTTACCTTTAAAATTTAAGATCTGTTCAGCCTTCACAATGAATGAAACGTCAGAGTTAACAGCTTACATggtcatttttaaatgtttaggAACATAGTTGGTATAGATTCcgtattttaaaaggaagagcaCTCTCagctttaaagaagaaaacataagtAACTTACTTTGACCTGTGAAGTGTCTGGATGTTCTATCGTGACACATACACATACCATATAGGAACACTGTTCTCAGAACATAGTGGTATGTGCTTGGCTTTGAAAACAGTGAAGATTTGCCATGATCtgtatttcctgaaatattgCTACTGAAAGTGCTGTAGGAAAAGGCGTACATTTACAGTAACTTTTACTGATGAGATGCAAAGTTTAAGCGTTAAGACTGGGGACAAATAATACCACCAATTCAAACATGTATGCAAGTCAGGAGTCAACTCAGAACTTCACCAGCATGGGTTAGGTGCAGTAGTTGGTACTTGTCTCTGTGGTACAAATCATTTCTGTTTACTCATGTTCTTTAGACTACAACTAAGCAGATTTGTGTTGCCTCTGCTTTTCAACTGATGCTTAATATCTGTATTCTACTTTAGGACATGTATGTTTCTAGTAAGAACACCAAGTATGTACGATCCATTACTACATCTCTTGCCACTTGAACTTTCcctctcatttttcatttataaatggTGGAAATCTCTTGTATGAGTAGCCTGAATTGGATTTTCCTTCATAAATTTAATCTACCTGCACTTTGAGAGCTGAATTATTCATGTGCTAAATTTCATGACCTAACTTTAGAAAAGAGAGTAACTTTATATATACAGgataaacaaattattttggaagTGCTTTTTTGCTCACTTTTCATACGCTCCAGGGTAGCGACCAAAGTGGAGTTTCCGGAAAGGCACAAACTTTCTGTCCATATGCTGCTTGAGCCTCAGGGGTCCATGCCAGAGGTAATTACCGCTCCTCTCGTAGAAGACCACCAGGTGAATCGCATGAGACGCcagtttaaaaatgtagtgCAAAGGAATTTCAGTCCCAGACAGGTCATCCATACCATCCAAGCGGGGGTCCTTGTTTAGAACTTTTAGCCATTGGAACCCCATTTTCTCAGCAGTTCTAAAAAGTCCCCCctaaaaataagagagagacagaaagagagaaagaagctaaagagaagagaaacccAAATTGAATGCTAAATGCTTATTATTAGCTGACATTATTcccaattttcattttctaatcaGATTTAAGCATCGATTACTTATAAGACCTTAAAGATTAAGAACCATAACTAATTCCAAACACCGTATTgccttttcttaaattttgttcATCAAATGAtcaataaaacaacaaactaatTGCTGCAATCTTTTTCTCAGTATGTTGTGCTGACTTTTTGTAGCATCAACAAAATAACGCTTTCCTGAAACTCTACCTGTATAATATGAAGAATAATCCAAAATCTTTACCATaattaaaagctattttcaatATTCTAAGAAAACCATTCACATGAAGACTGCTATCAACAAATTTCAGAATTCTTAATATATGAATGGTAAACCACTGACTCAGATCCTCACACTTATTACCACAGTTTCCACTACTCCGTGGCTCTGCTGAAGATTTCAAAGCCATGAGGATTGCAGTCTTTATGTTTTGGGATATTCTGTCCTAAAGAAAAGATCTGCTATATTCAACCTTAATCAGaacttctttcatttctctttctgcctgcTTTGACCTGGCTACACAGCAAATTCCTctaaaaaagaggaataaattCCCTTGCAGAGTAAAACACACTCTCTGCCACAATACCTGTTCTTTGTAGCTCACATTTTACATCTTTGAATCCAAACTCAAGTTCCATGCTTGTTCTAAGTTTGCTCCTTCCGAGAGCAGACTTCTCTGCACTTTCAGATTGTTCTCTAAAGGTAGGCTTGTGCTGAACTTGGTGTTCCCAAGGCCTTGACTAATGATACCACTAATCCAAAAATGATTACtggaaaatcttattttgcaATGCATACGAATATTTGTCTAAATCTCACCAAACAACTAACACTACACCAGGTAATAGGCTTTCCCATTTTCACACAAAAAAGGGATGAAATTCTGGCTGATAAGAACCTATCAGCATCTAAAGACCCTTTCAATTACCCACCTTGAAGTGTTTTATATTGGTATATAAAACATACATCTCTCTGAATGCTATAGACACAAACAATATGCAACGTAGGAATGTGAAAGTGAAGTTGTATTAGTGTTCTGTCACACAACCTTATTCTCAGTTCCTTTAATTCCTTAACTGCTGTGGGTAAAATAACGGCCCAATCAAATACAGGGTGCCACCACTCTTCACTTGGGTAGGACTGCTTCAGTGAAACAGCTGTAGaccattttaatgtttcttgaTGGGGATGGGAACAGGGATGCaagtgaggaagggaaaagaacaaagctgttTATTATTGGCATCTCTAGTCTGTATAAATTAATCTAGTACGTATTTCCAGATGACACTTGGCTGATAAAACGATCTTGGGTTCCATTTTGTCCTTCATCACTTACTACACctctatttttaatacatcGATTTAAAAATCTCAAGCTACAGAAGAGCAGAGGTGCCACTACTCtaagtgacaaaataaaatggtacAGGGATGTACTAAAAGAAATGTAAGCCAGCACATTATAATAATCTTCCCAGCCTTGTCACATCAAtacctgtattttcttcttgacaGATCCCCAAATTCAAGATTGATTACGGCTGTACCCACATCACAGCCTTAAATACTCCATTTTACAAGAACaaactctttttcctttttgggggTGGCATGTTATTAAAAGTGCTCATGAATATTGCAGGCGGCTTCTAAAAAACTTTCAGTTATTTGAAAGGACTCTTAATATATCCATCTTCAAATCACTTCTCTGActtccctgacaaagagtcagGGTTGCCACTCTCTTTCAACAACTCCCGTGCTTCTAAAACCACACAGGCTAATGCCTGAATAccttttacttcaaaaaaagtttcttttacCAATACCCTTACAAGATTTCCACACAATGAATTCAGAGGCCTTAATACAAACATGTAAACATTGTGTCACAAAATCCTAGAATagttaaatgcattaaaatacgCAATATGaactaaagaagaaaacacacttACTTCATGTTTCCATGTTTTGTCCAGTAGTGCAAACGTAGTGAAGTCTCTTGGAACACAGAAGTACTTGCATTCTGGACTAGGGCCATCAGAAGAACTTCTGATCTGTTCAATGTCTTTATCAACAAGTCCCAGAATTAAAGGATCAATCAAATACACTGGTATATTGTGACTGGATATTAAGGATAGGAATTTCCTAACCACATGCTGTGATAGAGGAGAAAACCAGAAGTTAGAAATATCACGTTTTAGTGTACAGAAGTTAATACATTAAAACCCTTGacaatttttagaaagaaaccTTATCTCCCATATCTCTCAATACATTTTCTGAGTGTGTGCTTTACTTCTATAAACAAATGTGGAAATGGAAATTTCCTCTTTCAGAAGGTAACAGTCTGCTCTCAGCCTTTCCACGTCTCTAAGACAATaggaaaaatctttcagattCAATTAGAACTTGTGTACAAAGTGCGACTCAGTGAGAAGTTAGGAAGTGAGCACTGAAGACTTATCCTGTCTTTGGATATGCAGGGCACTCAACCATGGCAACACTGCAAAACGAGGTAAAAGCTGTACCAGCAAGGTCCTGTGCCTGCTGAGAGGATTTATTAACTCGACTCTGAGGAGAATTTTGAtcaattacatttaaatatccATGGCATATGGAAGATGTACAGCAATCACAGCTGCcctattattaaaaatgtagatgAGCTATTTAACAGCAATAGTTAAATTTAATGACTGAAAGTAGAGTtctaatcaggaaaaaaaaaatggttagaaCACCACTTTCAGGCATTATGTCTTCAGGTTTCTAGATGAGGCATGATAAGGGAAAACAGTGGCTGGCTGTCCAAGCTACTAGCCCAGCAAATTGACCCTGGTCTTCTAACTCACGCTGTAACCTTCTCCCAGTCAAACTCCTGAGTCTGTTCAACCAGATTCTGCATGCCAACTCCCAATTCTTGTACAGGGCTTTGGCTTCATAGAGGTGCAAAAATATAAGGGAAGACAGAATGTTGATCAACAAACAGAACCTAGACAGCAGCACTACATGTGCTTTACAAGCAGATACAAGGCCACCCTCTCAGTGATTTCAGCTACATGGACCTGAAAGATAAGTGATGTGCTAGCATTATTTCTATAGTTAGAACAAACAGATCAGACCAATAAACAAGAAGCAAATCTGTGCAGAAGATCTACTTTTTTCTTGTCAGTTCTCCATGGGAACAGGTGCTTCTaactgtaatttaaataatcaGTAGAAGGGGATGGTCGTGATGTCAAGCAGGAACTCATTCACATAGAGTACTTTGGACTCTAAAGGAAGACACTCTAAAGAAAACAATAGGGCCCTGGCAGGACCATGGACCGTTCTGCTTTCTTACTAATAATCCTATAAATACCACATTAAAGCTAATGAGAACTCTGCCCAAAGAGTGGCAGACTGGAAGCCCACTGTGACTATGTCACCTAATACCACATAGGTAGTTCCAAAAAGGAAGCCACTCCAAGAACACAGAGACATTCGTGGCACTAGCAAGCAGTCCACAGAGCAGCTGGTTTGGAATATTCCCAAGTACAGCTCTTAACTAGAGCTCCTTTCCTCCGGCTCAGCAGAAACAAGGCATT is part of the Cygnus olor isolate bCygOlo1 chromosome Z, bCygOlo1.pri.v2, whole genome shotgun sequence genome and encodes:
- the FKTN gene encoding fukutin, which encodes MQKINKNAVLALLTLSSLVFLLFQLYYYRSYLAHKNGAVFSKVRGSQSGQDSTRWHVVRKFLSLISSHNIPVYLIDPLILGLVDKDIEQIRSSSDGPSPECKYFCVPRDFTTFALLDKTWKHEGGLFRTAEKMGFQWLKVLNKDPRLDGMDDLSGTEIPLHYIFKLASHAIHLVVFYERSGNYLWHGPLRLKQHMDRKFVPFRKLHFGRYPGAYEKPELLLVSIDDLKIQIPKNPSSFLEEMTHSRFLECRYREARAFFQLYPDDASVDAVEFRKRAKSLLHLAALTLNNLGVKFWLSSGTCLGWYRQCNVIPYSKDVDLGIFIRDYKADIIPAFQKAGLPLKHKFGKVEDSLELSFQGEDDVKLDIFFFYEEDDHIWNGGTQAKSGKKFKYLFPKFTLCWTEFVELKVHVPCETLQYVEANYGPDWKVPVKMWDWKSSPSNVQYNGVWPVDEWDDVIQIY